A single region of the Garra rufa chromosome 6, GarRuf1.0, whole genome shotgun sequence genome encodes:
- the LOC141337327 gene encoding helix-loop-helix protein 2-like, whose protein sequence is MMLSPEQTDSDLPWSQSDAETMLNDIKVGCITDEPMEGEGKTKSLAPQALSREEKRRRRRATAKYRSAHATRERIRVEAFNVAFAELRKLLPTLPPDKKLSKIEILRLAICYISYLNHVLDV, encoded by the coding sequence ATGATGCTGAGTCCAGAACAAACTGATTCAGATCTACCGTGGAGCCAGTCAGACGCTGAAACTATGCTGAACGATATCAAGGTTGGCTGCATCACGGACGAGCCCATGGAGGGAGAGGGCAAGACGAAATCTTTGGCCCCGCAAGCCCTCAGCAGGGAGGAAAAGAGGAGGCGCAGGCGCGCCACAGCGAAATACCGTTCAGCCCACGCCACCCGCGAGAGAATCCGGGTCGAAGCCTTCAACGTTGCCTTTGCCGAACTGAGGAAGCTGTTACCTACACTGCCCCCTGATAAAAAACTATCCAAGATTGAAATTCTGAGACTAGCTATTTGTTACATTTCATATCTAAATCATGTGTTGGATGTTTAG